From the Polaribacter gangjinensis genome, the window CAAACGAACTTGAAAGGGTAATTTTATAAAAACTGTGTCAATTGTTGTAACTACAGTTGTATCAGCTCCAAAAGTTTCATTGATAACTCTCAAATCATTGGCAATTGAAATTTGAGCGATAATAGAGGCTTCTAATTTTTCGTAATTTGGATTGGCATAAACTCCCAATAAATATTGACTTAATTGCCTAGAAATATTATCAGATTGAACTTTTTCTAAAGGGCTGTTTTCTGCTTCAATATCAACAAAAACACCATCTGTGTCAAACTTTGTGTTGGTAATAACATTCGATCCAATATCTGTAAAATCTTTTTCACAAGAAACAATCAAACTTAAAAAACCAACTACAATAGCAACGTAACTAACTCTTATTATATTTTTCTTCACTTTCAAAATAATTAACTTCCTGATACTAAATCAGTATAAAACTCTAAATACGCGTCTCTTTGGTTTTCAAGTTCATACCCTAAAACAGGAACCTTTTGCGTTTTTAAAAACTCAGACAATTCTGTTGGAATTGTCTCACTTCCATGAACAACAGCATCTGAATTTTCAATAGCACATTTTAAAATGTTTACATAATTTGGCGTCTCCAAATGTGCAACCTTTTTTTTGTCTTTAATATCAAAAAAAACTTTTTTTGCAAAATCTTCACACAAATTACCTTCAAAACCTCCGTTATAAAGTGACGTTACAATTTTACTTTCTGTAAAAAGAGGCTCTTCTTTGTAATATTCTTTCAAATAAATGGGTAACATTGATGCCATCCAGCCATGAACGTGTATAATATCTGGTGCCCAATTCAATTTTTTTACAGTTTCTACAACTCCTTTTGCAAAAAAAATCGCTCTTTCGTCATTATCAGGAAAAAGTTGATCATCTTCATCTGTAAAAACAGCTTTTCTTTTAAAATATTCTTCATTGTCAATAAAATAAACCTGCATTCTTTCTTTTGGGATAGATGCAACTTTAATAATCAATGGCATATCAACATCATTCACCACAAGATTCATACCTGATAAGCGAATTACTTCATGTAATTGATGTCTTCTTTCATTGATAACTCCGAATCTAGGCATAAAAATTCGGGTTTGTACCCCTTTAGAATGGGCGTTTTTTGCTGCGTTAAATGAGGTTGAAGAAAGCTCGGTCTCTGGTAAATACGGAACAACTTCTGATGATACAAACAATATTCTCTTGTCCTTCATTAAATCAAACTCTTTTATGAGATTGGCAAAATTACAAATTTATCTTCAAATATCGTGTTAAAATGCTAAGTTTGCACACATTTAGCACAATTTTGGTATGGAAATATTTAAAAAACGAGACCAATTAAAATCGTTTTTAGAAACATCTAAAAAAAACAATAAAAAAATTGGTTTTGTACCAACAATGGGCGCTTTGCACAAAGGTCATTTATATTTAATTGAGCAAGCAAAGAAAAAAAATGACATTGTTGTTGCCAGTATTTTTGTAAATCCAACGCAATTTAATAACCAAGAAGACTTAGATAATTATCCAAAAACTCTTGAAAAAGACATAGAGTTGCTTAAAAGTGTTTCTTGTGATGTGCTTTTTGCTCCAGCTGTGAAAGAAATTTATCATGAAAATATAGTTTCAGATAAGTTTGACTTTGATGGTTTAGAACACGAAATGGAAGGAAAATTTAGAGCTGGACATTTTGATGGAGTTGGAACAATTGTCAAAGAACTTTTCGAAATTGTTAGCCCCAAAAATGCTTATTTTGGTGAAAAAGATTTTCAACAGTTGCAAATTATAAAAAAATTAGTAGCAAAAAATAAACTTCCCATTTCAATTAAAGGTTGTGCTATTTTTAGAGAAAAAGATGGTTTGGCTATGAGTTCAAGAAACGCACGCTTAACCTCTGAGCAAAGAAATGCTGCTCCATTAATTTACAAAGTTTTGAAAAATGTGAAAAAGAAATTTCAAGAAGAAACTATTGAAGAAATTTCTGAATGGGTTGAAAATCAGTTTAAAAATCATCCTATTTTACAATTAGAATATTTTACAATTGCTGATGAAAAATCATTAAAATCGATAAATATCAAAGAATTTGATAAGAAATACCGTGCTTTTATTGCTGTTTTTGCAGGAAATATTCGATTGATTGATAACATTCAATTAAAAAATTAATAACTAAAAAAATACTATTTTTGCTGCATGTTAGTACAAGTAGTAAAATCTAAAATCCATCGTGTAAAAGTTACAGGTGCTGATTTAAATTATATCGGAAGCATTACCATTGATGAAGATTTGATGGATGCTGCAAATATTATTGAAGGCGAACGTGTTCAAATTGTAAATAATAACAACGGAAACCGTTTAGAAACCTATGCAATTCCTGGCCCAAGAGGAAGTGGAGAAATTACTTTAAATGGAGCTGCATCAAGATTGGTTGCAGTGGGTGATGTACTTATTTTAATAGTATATGCATTTATGGAGTTAGAAGAAGCTAAAAAATTTAAACCTGCTTTGGTTTTTCCAAACGAAAAAGACAATACGCTCACTTAATTTTGAAGTTACAAAAAATTTTAAAAATCACATTACCTCTCGCTTTGGGAGGTTTTTTAGTTTGGTATTCATTAACTATTGTATCTCCAGAAAAATTAGCAGCTTATTTTAAAAATGCCAATTATCCTTGGGTTTTATTAGGATTGTTATTTGGAATTTTAAGTCATATTTCTAGAGCCTACAGATGGAAATTTTTGCTAGAACCTATGGGATTCAAACCAAAGTTTGTGAATTCATTTTTAGCGGTTTTAGTGGCTTATTTAGTAAATCTTATTTTGCCAAGAGCAGGTGAAGTTTCTAGAGCTGCTGTGATGGCAAACTATGAAAAAATCCCTTTTGAAAAAGGTTTTGGAACTATTGTTGCTGAAAGATTGGCTGATTTATTGATGCTTTTTCTTGTCATTTTAATAGCGCTATTTATTCAGTTTGATTTCATTTGGAATTTAATCATTAAAGATTTTAATCCTTTAAAATTAGTTAGCTCACTTTTTTTATTGATTTTGGTCGTTTTTGTTTTTTATAGAATTATCAAAAAGAGCACTTCAAATTTTGCTTTTAAAATAAAATCTTTTCTTTTCGGATTAAAAGAAGGTTTAACAAGTATCTTTAAAATGGAAAAAAAATGGGCTTTTATATTTCACACATTTTTTATTTGGTTGATGTACATTGCCATGTTTTGGGCTACAATTCCTGCAGTTGATGGTCTTGAAATTCCATTTGGTGGCGTTTTAATTGGATTTATTGCTGGCGGATTTTCAATCGCTGCAACC encodes:
- the panD gene encoding aspartate 1-decarboxylase; this translates as MLVQVVKSKIHRVKVTGADLNYIGSITIDEDLMDAANIIEGERVQIVNNNNGNRLETYAIPGPRGSGEITLNGAASRLVAVGDVLILIVYAFMELEEAKKFKPALVFPNEKDNTLT
- a CDS encoding glycogen/starch synthase, translating into MKDKRILFVSSEVVPYLPETELSSTSFNAAKNAHSKGVQTRIFMPRFGVINERRHQLHEVIRLSGMNLVVNDVDMPLIIKVASIPKERMQVYFIDNEEYFKRKAVFTDEDDQLFPDNDERAIFFAKGVVETVKKLNWAPDIIHVHGWMASMLPIYLKEYYKEEPLFTESKIVTSLYNGGFEGNLCEDFAKKVFFDIKDKKKVAHLETPNYVNILKCAIENSDAVVHGSETIPTELSEFLKTQKVPVLGYELENQRDAYLEFYTDLVSGS
- a CDS encoding lysylphosphatidylglycerol synthase transmembrane domain-containing protein, which codes for MKLQKILKITLPLALGGFLVWYSLTIVSPEKLAAYFKNANYPWVLLGLLFGILSHISRAYRWKFLLEPMGFKPKFVNSFLAVLVAYLVNLILPRAGEVSRAAVMANYEKIPFEKGFGTIVAERLADLLMLFLVILIALFIQFDFIWNLIIKDFNPLKLVSSLFLLILVVFVFYRIIKKSTSNFAFKIKSFLFGLKEGLTSIFKMEKKWAFIFHTFFIWLMYIAMFWATIPAVDGLEIPFGGVLIGFIAGGFSIAATNGGLGLYPVAVASALALFGVDEVTGNAFGWIMWSAQTAMIVIFGGLSFLLLPIFNKVK
- the panC gene encoding pantoate--beta-alanine ligase, whose translation is MEIFKKRDQLKSFLETSKKNNKKIGFVPTMGALHKGHLYLIEQAKKKNDIVVASIFVNPTQFNNQEDLDNYPKTLEKDIELLKSVSCDVLFAPAVKEIYHENIVSDKFDFDGLEHEMEGKFRAGHFDGVGTIVKELFEIVSPKNAYFGEKDFQQLQIIKKLVAKNKLPISIKGCAIFREKDGLAMSSRNARLTSEQRNAAPLIYKVLKNVKKKFQEETIEEISEWVENQFKNHPILQLEYFTIADEKSLKSINIKEFDKKYRAFIAVFAGNIRLIDNIQLKN